One part of the Terrimicrobium sacchariphilum genome encodes these proteins:
- a CDS encoding heparinase II/III domain-containing protein, translating to MRYLVVSFLLLGLSVQAGMVSNQDLSEGRTGWNLFVPGGSKDAGCKWDILPGQGKDGAAALSMSSSSDARYAALSSKAAVEAGKVYRFSVQVKAEPGSEKVARSAGVLARMTFFSKDGKDLGSEHVHFARGGRAALASSINQTYSDSLPTEWEEIAGVFTAPAEAATVQVALFCWSTKGTVLWSGVQLEPAATGTAPTPLLQAAASRPPAASLSTGTTTPPPADVPAMTELPAWAASHPRIVWDAATLERTRLRIRDHPEVAAMWRNLEALCSSYCDPSQGKFLKPEDAFQDFLALQGGSHENRAKLEVALRRWLTPLDLLSFAYVVGGREEFGKKAVELAVATAARITPDKMENGFFYTRTFPTRSLALAYDWCFPLFSPGQRETLRDAIAKHASVLYLGSLNGVWGQSTLGRIWNWNVGTASAWGLAALALDGESNYPTRQWLFQAARNVEDYLRYAIDPAGGIVEGPVYFGYGGGYLPYFVEGLKRRTGEDLYLATNYHKVTGWLPFEILPGGGRVNNIMDSGFRISTGDVLIYALHRDNDRPLARWLWEGIFWRDGRFVSENQSLPAAILWAPESMDREKVAQRESSLPLSGWADSRGLVASRTGYGGDDALFTVHAQQYTDFKHDQADKGQFTFYAYGDDLVIDSGYGNDSSREKSTSGFAHNQVLIDGQPELQGGAHSRTDGWITGALFTPVVDLALADIADAYRYAYKSNFKDATYEKDFRQAVERATRQTLFVRTPVPYVVIFDEVRKDDSPHEYGWMLHAKSGREFQVNGNDVAVKPVSTPPLLVATQPWDGTGSADPSRPDGGWTGTLQVPSAGRYVVWGLTGTDNPDGNKSDSFFLRLNGGKLGYTSGKDPSRFAWTTFNKQPLTWVPLNDGDVKTGALDVPAGPLKVEVGVREPGAWFAGLALLPEGKLPADDNSLPAGAVSLKASEGEVRGAMKLVTLPTREARAWLQVSVLAPNRFENRVDAFQTTREGTHPRLTLLMRDSTARFLSVLIPHRAEDAKLPVQRVDAARGSVGVIKASGGEDLVGCWDGTGISTSEVETDAEFLWLRRDGAGRVTALAATNASYLKVAGASVFTTSSGPQSIAVSAGQAVTSGDSSLVRFDLPDLQVASMKQPAAWMARREINISR from the coding sequence ATGAGATATCTTGTCGTTTCATTTCTCCTCCTTGGACTTTCGGTACAGGCAGGCATGGTCTCAAACCAGGACCTCTCCGAAGGCAGGACCGGGTGGAATCTCTTTGTTCCCGGCGGCTCGAAGGATGCCGGGTGCAAGTGGGACATTCTGCCCGGCCAGGGAAAGGACGGCGCAGCGGCGCTCTCGATGAGTTCCAGCTCCGATGCGAGATATGCGGCTCTATCCTCCAAGGCCGCTGTCGAGGCCGGAAAGGTTTACCGCTTCTCCGTGCAGGTCAAAGCGGAACCCGGCTCCGAGAAGGTCGCTCGTTCGGCGGGAGTCCTGGCGAGGATGACGTTTTTCTCGAAGGACGGAAAGGACCTTGGCAGCGAGCATGTTCATTTTGCTCGCGGCGGTCGTGCCGCCCTGGCGAGTTCCATCAACCAAACCTACTCCGACAGCCTTCCCACGGAATGGGAGGAGATAGCCGGAGTGTTCACCGCGCCTGCTGAGGCAGCCACGGTCCAGGTCGCTCTCTTTTGTTGGTCGACGAAGGGTACGGTTCTCTGGTCGGGTGTCCAGCTGGAGCCTGCCGCGACCGGGACGGCTCCCACCCCCCTTCTGCAGGCGGCTGCGTCCAGGCCCCCTGCGGCTTCCCTGTCGACTGGCACGACCACGCCTCCCCCTGCTGATGTCCCGGCGATGACCGAGCTGCCCGCCTGGGCTGCATCTCATCCCCGGATCGTATGGGATGCGGCGACTCTGGAGCGGACGCGGCTCCGCATTCGCGATCATCCGGAGGTCGCCGCCATGTGGCGCAATCTTGAGGCTCTCTGCTCCTCGTATTGCGATCCGTCCCAGGGTAAATTTCTCAAGCCGGAGGATGCTTTTCAGGACTTCCTGGCTCTCCAGGGCGGATCGCACGAAAACCGGGCAAAGCTCGAGGTGGCGTTGCGCCGGTGGCTGACTCCGCTCGATTTGCTCTCTTTTGCCTATGTGGTGGGCGGACGGGAGGAGTTTGGAAAAAAAGCCGTGGAGCTGGCCGTCGCGACGGCGGCTCGTATCACGCCCGACAAGATGGAGAACGGCTTCTTCTACACCCGCACATTTCCGACACGTTCCCTGGCGCTCGCTTACGACTGGTGTTTCCCGCTCTTCAGTCCCGGGCAGCGTGAGACTCTCCGCGACGCCATCGCCAAACACGCGTCCGTTCTGTACCTCGGCAGTCTCAATGGAGTCTGGGGCCAGTCCACTCTCGGAAGGATCTGGAACTGGAATGTCGGTACCGCTTCCGCCTGGGGCCTGGCCGCCCTGGCTCTTGACGGGGAGTCAAACTACCCCACACGCCAGTGGCTCTTTCAAGCTGCGAGAAACGTCGAGGACTACCTGCGATATGCCATTGATCCGGCGGGCGGAATCGTCGAGGGCCCCGTGTATTTCGGCTACGGAGGAGGATATCTGCCCTATTTCGTGGAAGGGCTGAAGCGCCGCACCGGGGAGGATCTCTATCTTGCGACGAATTACCACAAGGTTACCGGGTGGCTGCCTTTCGAGATTCTTCCCGGCGGAGGGAGAGTCAATAACATCATGGACTCCGGTTTCCGGATTTCCACGGGCGACGTCTTGATTTATGCCTTGCACAGGGACAACGATCGTCCTTTGGCGAGATGGTTGTGGGAGGGCATTTTCTGGCGGGACGGGCGATTTGTCTCCGAGAACCAATCATTGCCCGCCGCGATCCTGTGGGCACCGGAATCCATGGATCGCGAGAAGGTGGCGCAGCGCGAGTCCTCGCTCCCATTGTCGGGCTGGGCGGATAGCCGCGGCCTGGTGGCGAGCCGCACAGGATACGGGGGCGATGACGCGCTCTTTACGGTGCATGCCCAGCAGTACACGGACTTCAAGCACGATCAGGCCGACAAGGGGCAGTTCACCTTCTATGCCTATGGTGATGATCTCGTCATCGACTCCGGTTATGGGAACGATTCCAGCCGGGAGAAAAGCACGAGTGGCTTTGCCCACAACCAGGTATTGATCGATGGTCAGCCCGAGCTTCAGGGCGGTGCGCATTCGCGTACCGATGGCTGGATTACCGGCGCTCTCTTTACCCCCGTGGTCGATCTTGCCCTGGCAGACATTGCCGATGCTTATCGCTATGCCTACAAGTCCAACTTCAAGGACGCGACTTACGAGAAAGACTTCCGTCAGGCGGTGGAGCGCGCGACCAGGCAGACACTGTTTGTCCGCACACCAGTCCCATATGTCGTGATCTTTGATGAAGTACGAAAGGACGACTCACCCCATGAGTACGGCTGGATGCTTCATGCCAAAAGCGGGAGGGAATTTCAGGTTAATGGCAATGATGTCGCCGTGAAACCGGTATCGACGCCTCCTTTGCTGGTCGCCACTCAACCTTGGGATGGCACCGGATCGGCGGACCCCTCCAGGCCTGACGGCGGCTGGACGGGAACGCTGCAGGTTCCCAGCGCGGGCAGATATGTGGTGTGGGGCCTTACCGGAACCGATAATCCGGACGGAAACAAGTCGGACTCCTTTTTTCTCAGGCTGAATGGTGGAAAGCTGGGCTACACCTCCGGCAAGGACCCCTCGCGCTTCGCCTGGACCACGTTCAACAAGCAGCCTTTGACCTGGGTGCCGCTGAATGACGGAGATGTCAAGACCGGTGCGCTGGATGTTCCCGCCGGGCCATTGAAGGTGGAGGTGGGCGTACGGGAGCCGGGCGCGTGGTTCGCCGGTCTGGCCTTGCTGCCTGAAGGTAAACTCCCGGCGGATGATAATTCCCTCCCTGCCGGGGCTGTCTCGCTGAAGGCATCCGAAGGCGAGGTGCGCGGCGCGATGAAACTCGTGACGCTGCCGACGCGGGAAGCGCGCGCCTGGCTGCAGGTGTCTGTATTGGCTCCCAACCGATTCGAAAACAGGGTGGACGCATTTCAAACCACACGCGAAGGAACCCATCCCCGCCTGACGCTTCTCATGAGGGACTCAACCGCGCGGTTCTTGAGCGTGCTCATTCCTCACCGGGCGGAGGATGCAAAGCTTCCTGTGCAGCGGGTGGATGCCGCCAGGGGAAGCGTGGGAGTCATCAAGGCTTCCGGCGGAGAGGATCTGGTCGGCTGCTGGGACGGTACCGGCATCTCCACCAGCGAGGTCGAGACGGATGCGGAGTTTCTTTGGTTGCGCCGGGATGGGGCAGGCAGGGTGACCGCTCTGGCGGCCACCAATGCCTCGTACTTGAAAGTCGCTGGGGCATCTGTTTTCACGACAAGCTCGGGACCCCAGAGCATCGCGGTCAGCGCGGGTCAGGCTGTGACCTCGGGGGATTCCTCGCTGGTACGATTCGACCTGCCGGATCTGCAGGTGGCGTCCATGAAGCAGCCGGCCGCGTGGATGGCCCGGCGGGAAATCAACATCTCACGCTAG
- a CDS encoding glycoside hydrolase family 36 protein has product MRRHSRFVLGDTVAEYLLDPQGGAMELRLYPRSTSGLLVRKRRWVDDDPGLAAFPPQHRRIAASQLDQLAHCRLQGEAQPGGFSQGLSLRSTSPDVRFLRQQIKKSREGVIITTLLVKEPGVRIRHRLSWRKGDRYVEVSTSYRNHNAKPVALNLATSFSLGGLTPFHRGDAPGRLWIHRFRSYWSAEGRHERVSAESLHLERSWASNAVHSERFGQVGTMPVRGFAPFVAIEDSGAGVFWGAALAWGGSWQMECWRRDDNLCVSGGLADRDFGHWRKELHPGEEFITPPALLATSPVSLEDLCERLLPYQERRTFQPSPVEATLPIIFNEYCTTWGNPAHDHVLRLARAARDAGAEIFVIDAGWYKQPGISWQAGHGDWVDSPEFFPHGIAATARAIRELGLIPGLWFEIETCGERSQAFSEVGRLLHRDGQVLTVGRRRFWNLCDPDVLEYLGDRVIGLLRDAGFGYIKIDYNETLGIGCDGAESPGEGLRRQVVAIQDFIRRIRRELPGIIVENCASGGHRLEPSFMSLVDMGSFSDAHTGLEIPIIAANLQRLIPPSKSQIWAVYAPEDQRRQMLYKIAAGFLGRLCLSGPLDRADAAAKELLVQCRDLYRRAAPVIRSGTSRRYGPEVKCYRHPEGWQAVVRTSPDSDTALIVFHSFGHVGQAPVGVSLPAGWSVTEAICSGEPLTAKDGMLVWRPSGDFDAAVAFCQGVNQ; this is encoded by the coding sequence GTGCGACGGCATTCTCGGTTTGTTCTGGGCGACACCGTCGCGGAGTATCTTCTTGATCCGCAGGGCGGAGCGATGGAGCTGCGCCTTTATCCGCGATCCACATCAGGTCTGCTGGTCAGGAAAAGACGCTGGGTGGACGATGATCCGGGCCTCGCCGCTTTTCCCCCGCAACACCGCCGCATTGCTGCCTCGCAGTTGGATCAGCTGGCGCATTGCCGCTTGCAGGGCGAGGCCCAGCCTGGCGGATTTTCACAGGGCCTTTCCCTCAGGTCGACATCTCCCGACGTGAGATTTCTGCGCCAGCAGATCAAAAAATCTCGCGAGGGAGTGATCATCACCACCTTGCTGGTGAAGGAACCCGGAGTGCGCATCCGCCACCGGCTCTCCTGGCGGAAAGGTGACCGGTATGTCGAGGTGTCCACCAGTTACCGGAATCACAACGCTAAGCCGGTCGCGCTCAATCTTGCCACGAGCTTTTCCCTGGGAGGGCTGACCCCATTTCATCGAGGTGATGCGCCGGGGCGCCTTTGGATTCATCGCTTTCGATCCTACTGGTCCGCCGAGGGCAGGCATGAACGGGTCTCGGCCGAGTCGCTCCATCTCGAGCGATCATGGGCGAGCAACGCCGTCCACTCCGAACGTTTCGGTCAGGTGGGAACGATGCCGGTTCGTGGCTTTGCTCCGTTCGTCGCCATCGAGGACTCCGGCGCGGGAGTCTTCTGGGGGGCCGCCCTGGCCTGGGGAGGGTCGTGGCAGATGGAGTGCTGGCGACGGGATGATAATCTCTGTGTTTCCGGTGGCCTCGCCGACCGGGATTTCGGCCATTGGCGGAAGGAACTTCATCCCGGCGAGGAGTTCATCACGCCTCCCGCGTTGCTTGCGACATCTCCCGTCTCACTGGAGGACCTATGTGAAAGGCTGCTGCCTTATCAGGAGCGCAGGACTTTCCAGCCATCTCCCGTGGAGGCAACCCTTCCCATCATCTTCAATGAATACTGCACGACATGGGGCAACCCCGCCCATGATCATGTCCTCAGGCTCGCCCGTGCGGCACGGGATGCCGGAGCGGAAATCTTCGTCATTGATGCCGGATGGTACAAGCAGCCGGGGATCAGCTGGCAGGCGGGACACGGAGACTGGGTCGACAGTCCGGAGTTTTTTCCCCACGGCATTGCCGCCACTGCGCGCGCCATTCGGGAGTTGGGACTGATCCCGGGCCTGTGGTTTGAAATCGAGACCTGTGGGGAAAGATCCCAGGCGTTTTCCGAAGTCGGGAGACTGCTGCATCGTGACGGACAAGTCCTTACCGTCGGGCGCAGAAGGTTCTGGAATCTCTGCGATCCCGACGTCCTGGAGTATCTCGGAGATCGGGTGATCGGACTCCTCCGCGACGCGGGATTTGGCTACATCAAGATCGACTACAATGAAACGCTTGGCATCGGCTGTGATGGAGCGGAGTCGCCGGGCGAGGGATTGCGGCGGCAGGTGGTAGCCATCCAGGACTTCATCCGCAGGATTCGGCGGGAACTGCCGGGGATCATCGTGGAAAACTGCGCATCGGGAGGACACCGGCTGGAACCATCATTCATGAGCCTGGTGGACATGGGCAGCTTCTCCGACGCCCATACGGGTCTGGAGATCCCTATTATTGCCGCGAACCTCCAGCGCCTTATCCCACCCTCCAAGTCACAGATATGGGCTGTGTACGCCCCGGAGGATCAACGGCGGCAGATGTTGTACAAGATCGCCGCCGGCTTCCTGGGGCGGCTCTGCCTCTCGGGTCCGCTGGACCGCGCGGACGCCGCGGCGAAAGAGTTGCTCGTGCAGTGCCGGGATCTTTACCGCAGGGCGGCGCCGGTGATTCGGAGCGGCACATCCCGCCGATATGGACCCGAGGTGAAATGCTATCGGCATCCCGAGGGATGGCAGGCTGTCGTACGGACGTCGCCGGACTCCGATACGGCGCTGATCGTTTTTCATTCCTTTGGCCACGTGGGGCAGGCCCCGGTGGGAGTTTCACTGCCCGCAGGGTGGAGCGTCACTGAGGCCATTTGCTCCGGAGAGCCGCTGACAGCGAAGGATGGGATGCTGGTCTGGCGACCGTCCGGAGACTTCGATGCGGCCGTGGCTTTTTGCCAGGGAGTAAACCAATGA
- a CDS encoding glycoside hydrolase family 2 protein, with protein sequence MNSLKPYPRHQLRKVHPADGVWDFTFLGDIARDKLDLDQIVYDDAMPVPAAFDAMPAYAGRRGLAVYRRKISVTPGRPSRLNFEAVSLWCRIYVDGRLLGEHACGYTGFWVDVPAGDFQDRELVVVVDNRFDFHRSPLHEHYFDFYQWGGIIRSVWIHEVGGSYLKDAFVRTIDPVVGDIHVQVQIEGANGTPLSLELDGLPVGSYLASARMELRCRVPEPQPWSPGTPHLHHLRLRLGDDDMIIRFGLRTVEARDGQLMLNGEPVELRGYNRHESHPQFGPALPLSLLVADLQQLRDLGANFVRGSHYPQDQRFLDLCDEMGFLVWEEGIGWGQRARQLEDAGFRKAHLAMLEEMVCTSRNHPCVILWGVLNELGSNENCARPVLEESINRIRQLDPTRPVTYATMFPLEDLCYDLADVIAHNIYPGWYGCEDVEDPLSLIVPHIHKCIAHVDSLGHRAKPYIISEIGAEGLYGWHDALNGFFTEEYQAAYIETVLCEVAANARINGIALWHFSDARTYVGGRALVRPRAFNNKGTVDEYRRPKRAYEHVKRLWRAKGE encoded by the coding sequence ATGAATAGCCTTAAACCGTATCCCCGCCACCAACTTCGCAAGGTTCATCCCGCTGACGGTGTCTGGGACTTCACGTTCCTTGGTGACATCGCACGCGATAAACTCGATCTGGATCAGATCGTCTATGACGACGCGATGCCCGTCCCGGCCGCCTTTGATGCGATGCCTGCTTATGCCGGGCGGCGAGGCCTGGCGGTATATCGGAGGAAGATCAGCGTGACGCCGGGGCGTCCCTCCCGCCTCAACTTTGAGGCCGTCAGCCTCTGGTGCCGCATCTACGTGGATGGCCGACTCCTCGGCGAGCATGCATGCGGCTACACGGGCTTCTGGGTGGATGTGCCTGCCGGTGACTTTCAGGACCGGGAGCTGGTGGTCGTGGTCGACAATCGCTTTGATTTCCACCGCAGCCCCTTGCACGAACACTACTTTGATTTTTATCAATGGGGGGGAATCATTCGCAGCGTGTGGATTCACGAGGTGGGCGGTTCCTATTTGAAGGATGCCTTCGTCCGGACGATCGATCCGGTCGTCGGCGACATCCACGTGCAAGTCCAGATCGAGGGCGCGAATGGCACCCCCTTGAGCTTGGAGCTGGATGGCTTGCCAGTGGGAAGCTATCTGGCCTCCGCTCGCATGGAGTTGCGATGCCGGGTGCCTGAGCCCCAGCCGTGGTCCCCGGGTACTCCGCACCTGCATCACCTCCGCCTGCGCCTGGGCGATGACGACATGATCATTCGCTTCGGGCTGCGTACCGTGGAGGCGCGGGACGGCCAGCTCATGCTGAACGGAGAACCCGTTGAGTTGCGGGGGTACAATCGCCATGAAAGTCATCCCCAGTTTGGCCCCGCCCTGCCGTTGTCGCTCCTGGTTGCCGATCTGCAACAACTCCGGGACCTGGGGGCCAACTTCGTACGAGGCAGCCACTATCCTCAGGATCAGCGGTTTCTCGATCTCTGTGACGAGATGGGATTTCTCGTCTGGGAGGAGGGCATCGGCTGGGGGCAGCGCGCGCGTCAGCTGGAGGATGCCGGTTTCCGCAAAGCCCACCTCGCCATGCTGGAGGAGATGGTATGCACCAGTCGGAATCACCCCTGTGTCATTCTCTGGGGAGTGCTAAACGAACTCGGCTCAAATGAAAACTGCGCCCGCCCGGTTCTGGAGGAGTCCATAAACCGTATCCGGCAGCTGGATCCCACGAGGCCGGTTACCTATGCGACCATGTTCCCGCTCGAGGATCTTTGCTACGATCTGGCCGACGTCATTGCCCACAACATCTATCCCGGATGGTATGGCTGCGAGGATGTGGAAGATCCGCTCAGCCTGATCGTTCCTCATATCCACAAGTGCATCGCGCATGTGGATTCCCTCGGCCATCGCGCAAAGCCCTATATCATCAGTGAGATCGGGGCGGAGGGGCTTTACGGCTGGCACGATGCTCTCAACGGATTTTTCACGGAGGAATATCAGGCAGCCTATATCGAAACCGTGCTCTGCGAAGTGGCTGCCAATGCGCGGATCAATGGCATCGCGCTCTGGCATTTTTCCGATGCGCGTACCTATGTCGGCGGCCGTGCGCTCGTGCGCCCCCGGGCGTTCAACAACAAGGGGACCGTCGATGAATACCGGAGGCCCAAGCGGGCCTATGAGCATGTGAAACGGTTGTGGAGGGCGAAAGGGGAGTAG
- a CDS encoding DeoR/GlpR family DNA-binding transcription regulator produces MFAEERQNAIRKIVREHRRLGFSELQEMVKVSPATLRRDLTDLEKSGDILRVHGGVLDPRYVRSEVSFDERLLRNRSAKRSIAEAAAALIPPGACVFIDAGSTCLEAGKMLLRRKDVRIISHSVALTALSLQGDAEFLCLGGELRRVSGALIGAEAIGALAHLKADYAFLGASGLDAEGCFTTELTEAEMKRAILARSKRSILLADFSKWSQPSTVRFAGWDMIHEWVTNAEPEKREVRALVKAGVRLRKA; encoded by the coding sequence ATGTTTGCAGAGGAACGCCAGAATGCGATCCGCAAGATCGTTCGCGAGCATCGTCGGCTCGGTTTTTCCGAGCTCCAGGAGATGGTCAAGGTGTCGCCCGCGACTCTTCGCCGGGATCTGACCGACCTGGAGAAAAGCGGTGACATCCTGCGCGTTCATGGAGGCGTGCTCGATCCCCGCTACGTGCGCTCGGAGGTTTCCTTCGATGAGCGACTATTGCGCAATCGCAGTGCGAAGAGGTCGATCGCTGAGGCCGCCGCGGCACTGATCCCGCCGGGAGCCTGTGTATTCATCGATGCAGGCTCCACCTGCCTGGAAGCTGGCAAGATGCTGCTCCGGCGAAAGGACGTCCGCATCATCAGCCATTCCGTCGCCCTCACCGCGCTGTCCCTGCAGGGAGATGCGGAGTTTCTCTGCCTCGGCGGCGAGCTTCGCCGCGTGAGTGGAGCGCTGATCGGCGCGGAGGCCATCGGCGCCCTGGCCCATCTCAAGGCCGATTATGCCTTTCTCGGTGCCTCGGGACTGGATGCGGAAGGATGTTTCACCACAGAGCTGACGGAAGCCGAGATGAAGCGGGCGATCCTTGCCCGTTCGAAAAGAAGCATCCTCCTCGCGGATTTCTCCAAGTGGAGCCAGCCCAGCACGGTACGCTTTGCCGGTTGGGACATGATCCATGAGTGGGTGACCAATGCGGAGCCGGAAAAGCGGGAAGTCCGGGCGCTGGTCAAAGCCGGGGTGCGCTTGCGAAAAGCCTGA
- a CDS encoding carbohydrate kinase family protein — MSTKGGIVAAGNWIVDKTKIIDGYPTQDSLANIELEECNNGGGPFNILCDLAKLGATFPLQGVGLIGSDAEGDWVLDHCQAVGIDTSLLCRHPTAPTSYTDVMTVRSSGRRTFFHQPGANRHLAAGHFDWSKMNARIFYLGYIGLLDALDASDPEHGTLAARVLREAGQRGFLRVVDLVSVERPDYAKVVSPALPEIDILVCNEVEAERITGHATRDDSDRHLESGLRDAALALLRGGVGRWVVIHLSEGAYARSTTGEEIWQGRVNLPKDQIAGAAGAGDAFAAGLLLGVHEGWEMPQSLQMGVCTAAASLRSASTSGGITSASESLSLGDAWGYIAFP, encoded by the coding sequence ATGAGCACTAAAGGTGGCATCGTTGCAGCCGGCAACTGGATCGTGGACAAGACGAAGATCATCGACGGCTATCCCACGCAGGATTCACTCGCAAACATCGAGCTCGAAGAGTGCAACAATGGCGGCGGACCATTCAACATCCTGTGTGATCTGGCAAAGCTCGGCGCGACATTTCCGCTGCAAGGCGTGGGCTTGATCGGCTCGGACGCAGAAGGCGACTGGGTTCTCGATCATTGTCAGGCGGTGGGGATCGATACCTCCCTGCTCTGTCGCCATCCCACCGCGCCCACCTCGTATACGGACGTGATGACCGTCCGATCGAGCGGACGTCGCACGTTCTTTCATCAACCGGGAGCAAACCGGCATCTCGCAGCCGGGCACTTCGACTGGTCAAAGATGAACGCCCGCATCTTCTATCTCGGCTATATCGGACTGCTCGATGCCCTGGACGCATCCGACCCGGAGCACGGAACACTCGCGGCACGAGTGCTGCGCGAAGCAGGCCAGCGGGGATTCCTCCGCGTGGTGGATCTGGTCAGCGTCGAGCGTCCCGACTACGCGAAGGTCGTCTCCCCGGCTCTCCCGGAGATCGACATCCTTGTCTGCAACGAGGTGGAGGCCGAGCGCATCACAGGACATGCCACGCGTGATGACTCGGACCGGCATCTGGAAAGCGGTCTGAGAGATGCAGCGCTGGCCCTCCTCCGCGGAGGCGTAGGTCGATGGGTGGTCATCCACCTCTCGGAAGGAGCATATGCCCGGAGCACGACAGGCGAGGAAATCTGGCAGGGACGTGTAAACCTGCCGAAAGACCAGATCGCAGGTGCCGCCGGGGCGGGAGATGCATTCGCAGCCGGGCTGCTCCTCGGAGTCCATGAAGGCTGGGAGATGCCGCAAAGTTTGCAAATGGGAGTCTGCACAGCTGCCGCGTCCCTGCGTTCCGCCAGCACCTCCGGGGGCATCACCAGCGCCTCGGAAAGCCTGTCGCTGGGCGACGCCTGGGGCTACATCGCATTTCCCTGA
- a CDS encoding D-lyxose/D-mannose family sugar isomerase, translating to MKRSDINYLVRSARQCFQDHGWALPPDPRWDLTDFGLGDWRKSGLVLVNLAEEPEYCEKLMYAQKGMTTPAHTHLKKKEDIICRWGRLAVTVWPAHPDRAGDGSFTIPVNHRVETVHAGSTIILEAGCRVTLVPGIYHEFRPVSDECIIGEVSTANDDLNDNFFVDPDIGRYPGIEEDAPAQIRLISEGRQ from the coding sequence ATGAAAAGAAGTGATATCAACTATCTCGTCCGCTCCGCGCGGCAATGTTTTCAAGACCATGGATGGGCGCTGCCGCCTGATCCTCGCTGGGATCTCACCGATTTCGGCCTGGGCGACTGGAGGAAATCCGGCCTCGTACTCGTCAACCTGGCCGAGGAGCCCGAGTATTGCGAGAAGCTCATGTATGCCCAAAAGGGCATGACAACCCCGGCCCATACCCATCTCAAAAAGAAGGAGGACATCATCTGCCGCTGGGGGAGACTCGCCGTGACAGTGTGGCCCGCTCATCCGGACCGCGCCGGCGACGGGTCGTTTACGATCCCGGTAAACCACCGGGTGGAGACCGTTCATGCCGGGTCGACGATCATTCTTGAAGCAGGCTGCCGCGTCACCCTGGTGCCGGGGATCTACCACGAGTTCCGGCCGGTTTCCGACGAGTGCATCATCGGGGAGGTTTCCACGGCCAACGATGACCTGAATGACAACTTTTTTGTCGATCCCGACATCGGTCGTTACCCGGGAATCGAGGAGGATGCGCCAGCGCAAATCCGGCTCATCAGCGAGGGTCGGCAATGA
- a CDS encoding Gfo/Idh/MocA family protein: MSTPVKIGIIGGGLMGREVASALARWFVLDGFPVRAELTAVCDLAEKQREWFRQIPSVRLLTADHRELLSSPEVDVVYVAVPHNLHESIYLDVLNAGKDLFAEKPFGLDLAAARTIAEAARASGRFVRCSSEFPFLPGPQRVYHAARTGAWGKVLEIRSGFHHSSDLDPTKPANWKRQVRTCGEIGVMGDLGMHAVHLPFRLGWKPKRVYAQLQKIYLERPDGKGGMTPCDTWDNALLHTDVEIDGRDVPARFEMKRLAPGETNTWFIEILGTDGGIRYSTKEPKTLWTFQRGKEQLWQRTDLGFHGPFPTITGGIFEPGFPDCFMQMWAAFLSERAGLLGEKFGCVTPEEAVLSHELFDAALRAHTGKAVVPL, from the coding sequence ATGAGCACTCCCGTAAAAATCGGCATCATCGGTGGTGGCCTCATGGGCCGCGAGGTGGCCAGCGCCCTGGCGAGATGGTTCGTCCTCGATGGCTTTCCCGTCCGGGCGGAACTGACCGCGGTGTGCGACCTGGCGGAGAAGCAGCGCGAGTGGTTTCGCCAGATTCCCTCCGTGCGACTGCTCACCGCAGACCATCGCGAGCTGCTATCCAGCCCGGAAGTCGACGTGGTGTACGTGGCCGTCCCGCACAATCTGCATGAGAGCATCTATCTCGATGTGCTCAATGCCGGCAAAGACCTCTTCGCGGAAAAGCCCTTCGGCCTCGATCTGGCGGCGGCACGTACCATCGCGGAAGCCGCCCGCGCCTCGGGGCGTTTCGTGCGGTGCAGCTCCGAGTTCCCTTTCCTGCCGGGGCCGCAACGCGTTTACCACGCCGCACGCACCGGAGCGTGGGGCAAGGTCCTGGAGATTCGCTCCGGGTTTCACCATAGCAGCGATCTCGATCCCACGAAACCCGCGAACTGGAAACGCCAGGTCAGGACATGCGGAGAGATCGGGGTGATGGGAGATCTCGGCATGCATGCCGTGCATCTGCCATTCCGGCTCGGCTGGAAGCCGAAGCGGGTATACGCCCAACTGCAGAAAATCTACCTGGAGCGCCCGGATGGCAAGGGTGGCATGACGCCCTGCGACACCTGGGACAATGCCCTGCTGCACACGGATGTGGAGATCGACGGCAGGGATGTACCGGCGCGATTCGAGATGAAACGACTGGCTCCCGGAGAGACCAATACGTGGTTCATCGAGATCCTGGGCACGGACGGAGGCATCCGCTATTCGACCAAGGAACCCAAGACGCTGTGGACCTTCCAGCGCGGCAAGGAACAGCTTTGGCAGCGGACGGATCTCGGATTTCACGGACCATTTCCCACCATCACGGGCGGGATCTTTGAGCCGGGCTTCCCGGATTGCTTCATGCAGATGTGGGCGGCATTCCTATCCGAGCGCGCCGGTCTGCTGGGCGAAAAGTTCGGATGCGTGACCCCGGAGGAGGCGGTGCTAAGCCACGAACTCTTCGACGCCGCGCTCCGGGCCCATACCGGAAAGGCCGTTGTGCCCTTGTAA